The stretch of DNA CCCTGCAGCGCCTGATCGAGAAGAAGCTGGTCAGCGCCATCTCGCAGGCCGGCGCGCGCGTGGTGAAGTACGAACACCGCATGCGCATCAAGTGGACCCTGGAGCAGGACAAGGTGGCGGTCCTCAGCATCCTGATGCTGCGCGGCCTGCAGACCGCCGGCGAGATCCGCACCCGCACCGGCCGCCTGTTCGAGTTCAAGAGCGTGCCGGATGTCGAGGCCGTGCTGCAGTTCCTGATCGATAAATACCCGCCGCTGGTCGCCAAACTCGACCGCGCCGCGGGCACCAAGGAGCCGCGCTACGGCCACCTGCTGGGCGGCGAGCTGGCGGCCTACGAGCCGCCCGCTGCCGGCGCCGGCCTCGGCGGAGGCGGCGCCAGCCGCGTCGGCCAGCTGGAACAGGAAGTCGCCGCATTGCGCGGCGAACTCGAGGAACTCAAGGCGCAGTTCGAGGCGTTTCGCCAGCAGTTCCAGTAGCCGGTTCGGGCGGCTGCGCGAACGTCAGCTCGACCAGCGCGTCGTCGCTCCAGCTGGCGTTCCCGATCGGCACCTGGAAAGTATGGCCCTTGACTTCCAGTTTCGCCGAGCGGTTCCCGTCGACCAGTACCGCCCCTAGAAGCGGCTGGTCACTGCGGAACGGGAAATGCGCCTTCTTGCTCACGTTCTCCCACCGAAAGTCCTCGGGGTCGCCGAAGAAGTTGCACCAGTCGGTGCGCAGCAGGATGGTGTTGATGGTCATCACCCAGAAGGTCGGGATCTCCGCCTTGGCCATCGCCACCGTCACCTTGCACTCCAGCCGCAGGTCGCCCAGACGGCGCTGGTTGGCGGGGATGCCCGGCGTGCGG from Massilia varians encodes:
- a CDS encoding YceH family protein is translated as MTNETTGTPENTAGAANAAVLDPMEIRVLAVLAEKEALTPDNYPMSVNAIVNGCNQLSSRDPIMQLTDEMVQDTLQRLIEKKLVSAISQAGARVVKYEHRMRIKWTLEQDKVAVLSILMLRGLQTAGEIRTRTGRLFEFKSVPDVEAVLQFLIDKYPPLVAKLDRAAGTKEPRYGHLLGGELAAYEPPAAGAGLGGGGASRVGQLEQEVAALRGELEELKAQFEAFRQQFQ